The nucleotide window TCTGCTCTACCTTGGTTTGGGTAGCAATACCTGCATGGTCGGAACCCGGAAGCCATAGCGCATCATAGCCCTGCATCCGTTTCGTACGGATTAGAATATCCTGTAATGTAAAATCAAGCGCATGCCCGATGTGCAGCATCCCGGTCACATTCGGGGGTGGGATAACAATCGTATACGGCTCGGCATCTTTGCGTTGACCGGCTTTGAAATATCCACGTTCCATCCAGGTGGAGTACCATTTATCTTCTGCCGCCTTTGGATCGTAAGTGGTCGGCATTTCTGTTGCAGCTGATTTTTTTTCCTCAGACATGTGTCATTCCTCCGTTACTTCATCATCTTCGCCAAAAAAAACAAAAAAAACCTTTCATCCATCAAAGGACGAAAGGTTAGCTTTCGCGGTACCACCTTTGTTTCACGCCGACAGCAAGATAGACTTCACCCTCTGTACATGACGTGACACTTCAAGCAGATAACGGCTGCTACCGGCCCATCCTACCTCAGCAATAAATGACGATACATCTCATTCATCCCTTGTATTCAAACAGGCAACTCCCGGGCGACTTCGATCAGTTGGTTCCTGCGGAATCTCACAGCGCTGCAATTCCACTCTCTGAAAGGTCATACTGTCTACTACTCCCGTTCCACGTTGTTCATCAAAAAACCTACACACATCATACCTTGCTCGTGCGCGATAGTCAACCTGACAACAGCGGAAAAAGAGCGCTGGAATGCAGGTTTAGGACGAATCATACAAAAACCCGCAATCCTCAAGGGGATCACGGGTCGTAACGAAGGCTTTATCTACGAATTAAGGGATGTACAATATCTGACCTTCTTCCACAACCTGCTCAGATAATCGGTTATACAACTGAAGTTCCCTCGTGCTCAATTGGTATCGATCTGCAATGGCATCCAGTGTATCTTCTCGCTGAACGATACATAGTTTCACCTTGCGGAATGGGGTCTGATCCACGATCGTTCCCAGGAACAGATTCTTCCATTCTACATCATCAGGAGGATATGCTTCTTCCTGTACTACACCAGCAGGAACCTCGTCGCCTCGCTCCACTTCAGCATCGCGTGTCGCTCTGCCAGAGGATAACAAGGAAGAGATACCTACGCCCTCCTCTTGCCGTGGTGCAGATTCTTTTTTGCTGCCAAAAGCAACCTTCAGCTCCGGCTTGTCTTCCGTCTCAGCTACAGGTTCAGGAACAAATGCTTCGTTCTGCACGAACTCGTCTACCCCAGTCGCTTCAAAAGCCGGCCGCTCTTCCTCGGCGTTGCCTGGTTCGGACGAAGCGAATACACCCTGCCAGTTCTCTGCCTGTGATTCAACCGGAACATCAGCAACTGCCTGATTCTCCTGCTGAGGTACAGATCGGGCTGATTCGAAGTGCCATACGTCCGGTGCGTCCGGTACATCTGGTGCTGCCAACTCATTAGATGATTGCGCAGGCACCTCAGAGGCTTCTTGATCTGAGCTTCTCGGGTTCGCAGGCAATGCATCCACGGAAGGCTCGGACCACGCAGAAGGCTCTTCCTCCAGAGGCAGCAATGGTTCCGACTCAGGGTAAGAAGCTAGCCGATCAGCGGTCTCGGCCATAAATGACGAGATAGGAGAAGGTTCGCTGTATTGCTCATGGGATGCCAATTCATCTCCATTCGCTGCCAGAGATGCAAGATCTTCGTTTGCATCAGGTTGTCTGTTTTCGTTAGCGTACTCCGCACTTTGCTCCTCGGACTGAAGTGGCTCGGCCGAAGACGCATTCGCATATTCCTGCAGATCAGCGAATTCCGGGGCACCATATGCAAGTTCTGCTGCATTCGCAAGTCTCTCTTCCTCACTCCGCTGGAGCAGATACTCTTGTGCAAATGCATTGGGATCGCCGGCTGGCTGGTCTGCTTCATCGGAACGGTTGGATTGCTGAGGGTCAGGTGAGTGAACAACTGTAAACTCATCTGCCGACCATACTTGAGGCTCCTCAACAGGAAAGCCCTCGATGCCTCGCAGTGATAACACGCCTGTAATGTTCAGACTGCGATTGGATAACAGATCCACGTCAAAATTTTCGATCTCGATGGAAATATCCTCAATCGATCTGACCCGGTTCAGCGGCACCGTGATCTCCACAGGAATGAAATGTTTGAGCTCCTCTGAAGCCTCATTTTCTCCTCTGTACGCACCTGTAAGTAAAAGATGTCCTCTTAACGTGGCATGATCATCCTGCCCTATGACTTGAATGCGCGGGTATAGTTCAATTTCCTCCAATTCCTCAATTGCAGGGACTCCCTCAGACAAATGAACGCGCTCATAAATATCGAACCGCAAACCATAAGGTTGATTCAACAAAGGTGGCGTCCTCCTTTCGGCATATGTTCACCATGATCCTTCTCATGGGACTGATCCATGGTCCAAATCCTTCGTTACCCCATCTATATGCCTTGAATGAGATGAGCATGCCACCTTTTGAAAAACCTTGCTATATATGTTCAACTCATGGTTATTTACACTGTCACTCCAATGACAGAACAACCTTCTGATCGCTGTTATCCCCAGATTTTTTTCATTCCTTTTTATAAAGGGAAAATCCGGGGATAGCTTATGCTTCCGAAGTAGCTTTCTTTCAGAAAGCTTTTAGGCGAACGCTTTGCTTCTTCTGGTTGTTTCTGTCCTTTCCGTTTTCGTGTAAATAGTTAGTCGAACTTATATAGTGTATTAGTAAGACCCCTCTAGCTCTGCCAATTGTGTGAAATCGGATGGCCAAGGGTCATTCACTTCAATCATAGCTCCAGTTAACGGGTGGCTAAACCTCAACACTTCTCCGTGAAGCGCCTGCCGCCCAATGACATCCGCTCTCCCACCATACAACTCGTCACCTATAAGCGGATGTCCTACATAACTCAGATGTACGCGAATTTGGTGTGTTCGTCCTGTATCCAGCTTCAATCGTACAAGGGTTGCTCGTTCCCATACTTCGACGATCTCCACATGAGTAACAGCTTCCTGTCCACCTTCCGAGACACGTCTGCGCTGCTTGTGATGTCTATCCTTGCCAATCGGAGCATGAATTTTGTGAAGTTCAAGGGGGATTTGTCCACCTGCAATGGCTACATAATGGCGACCAATCTTTTTGCGACGCATCGCTTCATCCAGTTTGGCGAGGGCAAAAGCATTTTTGGCATACAGGACAGGCCCGGTTGTATCCTCATCCAGTCGATGAACATGGCGTACGCTCGCCTGAATTCCGTTCATTTCATAATAGGAGGCAACCGCGTGATCCAGCGTGATCGCCTGATCAGCACGGCTTCCATCTGGATGCAGTTTCATGCCTGCCGGTTTGTGCATAACCAGACAGAAATCATCCTCATACAGTACATCTACCTCAGCCCAGCGTGGCTCAACATCGATTGGCTGGGACGCAAAAAGGGCCAGCCGAAGCCGGTCCCCTGCGAGTTGTATTCCTCGGTTTGCTTTAAGCTGACGGAGCAGTTTCTCCGGAAACTGAAGCTCAGACAATAGCCACTGCTCTGCGGCCATCTGTTTGTCGGAACTACTTGTTACGGCTTTCCCTGGCATCAGCTCAAGCCATTCCCCGCGGCGTTTCCAACTTTTGATGGTCATAGCGATTGAAGAGCCTTCCGATTCGCCTCGATCGTATCATCAATATCTTGCTCCGTGTGCACACCAGAGACAAACATACCTTCGTATTGCGAAGGCGCAACACTCACACCTTGATCAATCATGGCCGCGAAATAACGACGGAATTGATCCAGATTGCTTTCTTTGGCAATATCATAATTGGTTACGGGAACGGCACTGAAGAATGGACAAACCATGGAACCCACACGGTTAATGGTTATCGCGACACCCGTCTCCGCTGCATTTTTCTCAAAGCCTGCTTGCAGACGTGCGGACAGTGTCTCCAGACGGTCATAGACCTCTGGTGTTAACAATTTGAGCGTCGTATATCCTGCTGCCATAGCCAGCGGGTTCCCGCTCAGTGTACCTGCCTGATAGATTGGTCCTGTTGGAGCAATCTGTTCCATCAGATCCCGACGACCACCATAAGCACCAACCGGGAGTCCGCCACCGATAACTTTACCTAGACAAGTCAGGTCAGGCGTAACACCAAACCGTCCCTGAGCACAGTTCAACCCAACACGGAAACCGGTCATAACTTCGTCAAAAATGAGCAGGCTGCCATATTGCGTCGTCAAACTGCGCAAGCCTTCTAGAAAACCGGATGCCGGAGGTACAACCCCCATGTTGCCCGCCACAGGTTCCACAATAACAGCGGCCAGTTCTTCCCCATAACGTTCAAAAGCAAGTCTCACGGACTCCAGATCGTTATAAGGCACCGTAATGGTATTCACAGCTACGCCTTCAGGCACGCCTGGACTATCTGGCAGACCCAACGTTGCAACACCTGAACCCGCCTTGATTAGCAAGCTGTCCGCATGTCCATGATATGAACCTTCAAACTTCAGAATTTTACTGCGTCCGGTTACCCCGCGTGCCAGTCGAATGGCACTCATCGTTGCTTCTGTACCGGAATTCACCATCCGTACGATATCGATGGAAGGTACACGCTCACAGACCAGTTTGGCCATCTCGGTCTCCAACAAAGTAGGTGCACCAAAGCTTGTTCCTTTAAGAGCTGTTTCACGCAAAGCTTCTACAACATCAGGGTGTGCATGTCCCATGATGAGTGGACCCCACGATCCCACATAGTCAATAAAAACATTGCCATCAATATCGTAGATTTTGGACCCTTCGCCACGCTCTGCATAGATCGGGGTAAGTCCCACCGATTTGAATGCGCGTACAGGGCTGTTCACACCCCCGGGTATGTACTGCTTCGCTTCTTCAAATGCGCTGCGTGAGCGCTCATCATTACGACGATAACCTTGTTGTGCAGTCATGAGTATCCTCCTTAATCTAATTTATTTCTCAGCCAACCAACGGGAGGCGTCTTTTCCGTAATACGTAATAATCATATCTGCACCTGCACGTTTCATGCTGAGCAGAATTTCCATCGCGACTTTCTTCTCATCGATCCAGCCTTGAATCGCCGCTGCCTTTACCATGGCATACTCGCCACTAACGTTATAAGCGACAAGTGGAAGATCAAATTGATCTTTGATGGTACGCATGACATCCAGATACGAAAGGGATGGTTTTACCATCAACATGTCCGCTCCCTCGAGCACATCCGTTTCGGCTTCACGCAAAGCTTCGCGTGCATTGGCCGGGTCCATCTGATACGACTTGCGATCCCCGAATTGTGGCGTTGAGTCTGCTGCCTCGCGGAATGGGCCATAGAATGCGGATGCATATTTTACGGAATAGGACATGATCGGAATGTGACTGAATCCATTCTCATCCAGCCCGGCACGGATCGCTTGTACAAATCCATCCATCATGTTGGATGGTGCAATAATATCCGCTCCTGCTTTGGCTTGGGACACCGCTGTTTGCACGAGCAGATCCAGTGATTCGTCATTCAGCACATCTCCGCAGATGTGACCATCAATCTCCACGGTGTGTACCATACCGCAGTGACCGTGATCCGTGAATTCACACAGACAAGTATCTGCAACAACCAACAGCTCTGGATACCAGGATTTGATCAATCTTGTCGCTTCCTGAACAATGCCATCTTCAGCAAAACCAGATGAACCCACACTGTCCTTGGTCTCCGGAATACCGAACAATAGCACCGCTGGAATTCCAAGCTCGGCAATTTCCGTTACTTCCTCTTGAAGACGATCCAACGAGAAGCGGAACACGCCAGGCATCGATTTGATTTCGGATTTCACATTTTCTCCATACGTCACATAGATCGGTTGAATAAAATCATCTACGGTTAAATGGGTCTCTCTGACCATATTACGAATACCTGTGGATTGGCGTAAACGGCGATGCCGTATAATAGGAAAACTCATATGTGTAAAACCTCCCTGAAAGTTAAATAGAGCAAAAAGGGAAGCGCGCTGGTATCCTGTCGAATTCAGCACGCTTCATATGTTGACATGATTACATGTGTATTAATTTCGAAGTGCGCCTTCTTTGGTGCCTGTCCGTTTCCAGTCGCATAGCACTGTGATCAAGCTATCCATCGTTGCTTCCTCTGCCATCAGTGTAACCTTTAGTCCAGCTGCCTCTGCCGTCTTCGCTGTAACAGGTCCGATACACGCAACCTCCACATCTTTCAATAAAGGCAGTGGATCTTGCAATCCCATACGTTTCAACATGTTCATGAAGTTGGTAACCGTCGATGAACTTGTAAAGGTCACCGCATGAATGCCGCCTTCTTCAAGCAGCTTGAGCAGTTCGTCATCATCCTCACCAGCGAGGATTGTATCATAGATGATAGCTTCGGTGACTTGAAGTCCTCGTTCTCTCAACTGGTCACGTAACCACGTACGTGCCAGATCGCCGTGCGGAAGCAGCACTTTCTGACCTTCCTTCAGCTCACTTTCAAAAGCCTCAAGCATGCCTTCGGCCTGGAAAGGACCTTTGACGACCTCAGCAACGATGCCATGTTTGCGTAAAGCGTCTGCTGTAGAAGGTCCTACGGCAGCAATTCTCGCTTGATGAATCGAGCGAATGTCTTTGCCTTCCTGTTCCAGATGACGGAAGAAAAACTCAACGCCATTCACACTTGTGAAAAACACCCAGTCATACGTACTTAAAGCACTTAAGGCGTCTTTGACACTTTGCTGCGCAGATTCACTGGACGGCATAACCGTCTCAATGACCGGAAACTCATACGGTTCCCCGCCAAGCTCCTCAATGCGATTCACGAGTTCACTCGCCTGACTGCGAGCACGAGTCACCAGAATTCGTTTGCCAAACAGCAGCAGCGCTTCAGCCCATTTCAACTGTTCCCGTTGATTCACGACATCCCCCACCACAATAACAGCAGGCGGTTGGAAATTGGCCGCAATCACTTTCGCTTCTATATCTTCAAGGGTACCTGTAATGGTATCCTGTTCCGCTCGTGTTCCCCAACGAATCAGAGCTACTGGTGTTTGCGCTGG belongs to Paenibacillus sp. FSL H8-0079 and includes:
- the cobA gene encoding uroporphyrinogen-III C-methyltransferase; this encodes MVGKVFLVGAGPGDAKLITVKGWESIGKADAVVYDRLASPRLLKQMKPGAVKIYVGKRPDRHTMKQEEINQLLVDLALEGKVVVRLKGGDPTIFGRVGEEADLLHKNGVPFEIVPGVTAAISVPAYAGIPVTHRDYASSISIITGHESPDKLDRSIHWDKVTNATGTLVFMMGVAKIGYISEQLIRHGRPAQTPVALIRWGTRAEQDTITGTLEDIEAKVIAANFQPPAVIVVGDVVNQREQLKWAEALLLFGKRILVTRARSQASELVNRIEELGGEPYEFPVIETVMPSSESAQQSVKDALSALSTYDWVFFTSVNGVEFFFRHLEQEGKDIRSIHQARIAAVGPSTADALRKHGIVAEVVKGPFQAEGMLEAFESELKEGQKVLLPHGDLARTWLRDQLRERGLQVTEAIIYDTILAGEDDDELLKLLEEGGIHAVTFTSSSTVTNFMNMLKRMGLQDPLPLLKDVEVACIGPVTAKTAEAAGLKVTLMAEEATMDSLITVLCDWKRTGTKEGALRN
- a CDS encoding LysM peptidoglycan-binding domain-containing protein, which codes for MLNQPYGLRFDIYERVHLSEGVPAIEELEEIELYPRIQVIGQDDHATLRGHLLLTGAYRGENEASEELKHFIPVEITVPLNRVRSIEDISIEIENFDVDLLSNRSLNITGVLSLRGIEGFPVEEPQVWSADEFTVVHSPDPQQSNRSDEADQPAGDPNAFAQEYLLQRSEEERLANAAELAYGAPEFADLQEYANASSAEPLQSEEQSAEYANENRQPDANEDLASLAANGDELASHEQYSEPSPISSFMAETADRLASYPESEPLLPLEEEPSAWSEPSVDALPANPRSSDQEASEVPAQSSNELAAPDVPDAPDVWHFESARSVPQQENQAVADVPVESQAENWQGVFASSEPGNAEEERPAFEATGVDEFVQNEAFVPEPVAETEDKPELKVAFGSKKESAPRQEEGVGISSLLSSGRATRDAEVERGDEVPAGVVQEEAYPPDDVEWKNLFLGTIVDQTPFRKVKLCIVQREDTLDAIADRYQLSTRELQLYNRLSEQVVEEGQILYIP
- the hemB gene encoding porphobilinogen synthase gives rise to the protein MSFPIIRHRRLRQSTGIRNMVRETHLTVDDFIQPIYVTYGENVKSEIKSMPGVFRFSLDRLQEEVTEIAELGIPAVLLFGIPETKDSVGSSGFAEDGIVQEATRLIKSWYPELLVVADTCLCEFTDHGHCGMVHTVEIDGHICGDVLNDESLDLLVQTAVSQAKAGADIIAPSNMMDGFVQAIRAGLDENGFSHIPIMSYSVKYASAFYGPFREAADSTPQFGDRKSYQMDPANAREALREAETDVLEGADMLMVKPSLSYLDVMRTIKDQFDLPLVAYNVSGEYAMVKAAAIQGWIDEKKVAMEILLSMKRAGADMIITYYGKDASRWLAEK
- the hemL gene encoding glutamate-1-semialdehyde 2,1-aminomutase, encoding MTAQQGYRRNDERSRSAFEEAKQYIPGGVNSPVRAFKSVGLTPIYAERGEGSKIYDIDGNVFIDYVGSWGPLIMGHAHPDVVEALRETALKGTSFGAPTLLETEMAKLVCERVPSIDIVRMVNSGTEATMSAIRLARGVTGRSKILKFEGSYHGHADSLLIKAGSGVATLGLPDSPGVPEGVAVNTITVPYNDLESVRLAFERYGEELAAVIVEPVAGNMGVVPPASGFLEGLRSLTTQYGSLLIFDEVMTGFRVGLNCAQGRFGVTPDLTCLGKVIGGGLPVGAYGGRRDLMEQIAPTGPIYQAGTLSGNPLAMAAGYTTLKLLTPEVYDRLETLSARLQAGFEKNAAETGVAITINRVGSMVCPFFSAVPVTNYDIAKESNLDQFRRYFAAMIDQGVSVAPSQYEGMFVSGVHTEQDIDDTIEANRKALQSL
- a CDS encoding RluA family pseudouridine synthase, whose product is MTIKSWKRRGEWLELMPGKAVTSSSDKQMAAEQWLLSELQFPEKLLRQLKANRGIQLAGDRLRLALFASQPIDVEPRWAEVDVLYEDDFCLVMHKPAGMKLHPDGSRADQAITLDHAVASYYEMNGIQASVRHVHRLDEDTTGPVLYAKNAFALAKLDEAMRRKKIGRHYVAIAGGQIPLELHKIHAPIGKDRHHKQRRRVSEGGQEAVTHVEIVEVWERATLVRLKLDTGRTHQIRVHLSYVGHPLIGDELYGGRADVIGRQALHGEVLRFSHPLTGAMIEVNDPWPSDFTQLAELEGSY